A genomic region of Salinibacter pepae contains the following coding sequences:
- a CDS encoding methyl-accepting chemotaxis protein, producing the protein MKRFLTKYVFWYLLTGVMIVATVLVTENPLASGLATFVGFLTIGSITGTITITTLTDLRYVTSKLAEGNLDKSIRTGRGDEFGDVYRAVDDLRQSLRTRIEEAQERKAEAEETKREAESLANKREKEKEALSEEVDRMVGAMDRFAGGDLTVQVDAETAGRDLASKMDASQAEEIGRLQSKFNQSVQNIQQVFHRLSRAVEKTDAVANQLASSADQLNAGVQKQAQQADEVAAAMEQMARTIDDNAENATETAKAARKNGELAEENGDVVLKAVDKMREIGDVVKRSARTVSGLKESSEEIGKIVATIDEIADQTNLLALNAAIEAARAGGDGSGKTGQGFAVVAEEVRELAERTSKATDEIEQMVSSVQEDTSEAVGAIEQGQSEVEAGIELAGQAADAFEEIVDSTGGITDRVDSIATATEEQAATGDQISESVQSISEVSDESAEGIEEVVQAATELEELTGSLRGLVDEFRVGSRDASGRADGPKAPANGTEGGFESTTGDGAAGRREAPELGA; encoded by the coding sequence ATGAAACGCTTTCTGACGAAATACGTCTTCTGGTATTTGCTGACTGGCGTCATGATCGTGGCAACGGTCTTGGTCACAGAGAACCCTCTCGCCAGCGGGCTGGCGACGTTCGTCGGGTTCCTCACGATCGGGTCCATCACGGGCACGATCACGATCACCACGCTGACGGACCTGCGCTACGTCACCTCGAAGCTTGCGGAGGGCAACCTCGACAAGTCCATCCGCACCGGCCGCGGCGACGAATTCGGCGACGTGTACCGGGCCGTCGACGACCTTCGCCAGTCCCTCCGCACCCGCATTGAGGAGGCCCAAGAGCGAAAGGCCGAGGCCGAAGAGACGAAGCGCGAGGCGGAGTCCCTCGCCAACAAGCGGGAGAAAGAGAAGGAGGCCCTCTCCGAAGAAGTGGACCGGATGGTCGGGGCCATGGACCGCTTCGCCGGAGGGGACCTGACGGTCCAAGTTGACGCCGAGACGGCGGGCCGCGACCTCGCGTCCAAGATGGATGCCTCGCAGGCCGAAGAAATCGGGCGCCTGCAGAGCAAGTTCAACCAGTCCGTCCAGAACATCCAGCAGGTCTTTCATCGCCTGTCCAGGGCGGTCGAGAAGACCGACGCGGTCGCCAACCAGCTCGCAAGCTCGGCCGATCAGCTGAACGCTGGGGTGCAGAAGCAGGCCCAGCAGGCCGACGAGGTTGCCGCCGCCATGGAGCAGATGGCCCGCACGATTGACGACAACGCGGAGAACGCGACCGAGACGGCCAAGGCCGCCCGAAAGAATGGGGAGCTGGCCGAGGAGAATGGAGACGTGGTGCTGAAGGCCGTCGACAAGATGCGGGAGATCGGGGATGTCGTGAAGCGTTCCGCCCGGACCGTTAGTGGACTGAAGGAATCGAGCGAGGAGATTGGCAAGATCGTGGCGACGATCGACGAGATTGCCGACCAGACGAACCTTCTCGCCCTAAACGCGGCCATCGAGGCGGCCCGTGCGGGGGGCGACGGCTCCGGAAAGACGGGGCAGGGATTTGCCGTCGTGGCCGAGGAGGTCCGCGAGCTGGCCGAGCGGACGTCGAAGGCCACCGACGAGATCGAGCAGATGGTCTCCTCCGTTCAGGAAGACACCAGTGAGGCGGTCGGCGCCATTGAGCAGGGACAAAGCGAGGTGGAGGCCGGAATTGAATTGGCCGGGCAGGCGGCCGATGCCTTCGAAGAGATTGTGGACAGCACCGGGGGCATTACCGACCGGGTCGACAGCATCGCCACCGCGACCGAAGAGCAGGCGGCGACCGGGGACCAGATTTCCGAAAGCGTGCAGTCGATTTCCGAGGTGTCCGACGAGTCAGCGGAGGGCATTGAAGAGGTCGTGCAGGCGGCCACGGAGCTGGAGGAGCTGACGGGCAGCCTCCGCGGGCTGGTCGACGAGTTCCGCGTCGGCAGTCGGGACGCCAGTGGCCGTGCGGACGGCCCGAAAGCCCCCGCCAACGGCACGGAAGGAGGGTTCGAGAGCACGACCGGGGACGGCGCGGCCGGCCGACGGGAGGCGCCGGAGCTCGGGGCATAG
- a CDS encoding bacteriorhodopsin codes for MDPITIVYIIGTLGMLVGIPPALSLVGDEVGLDFDYLWAIPGIAAFMYLLMTFDVGSVQFQGYHVPIPRYIDWALTTPLLVGYTAYIAGASRGMITGTALADFMMIVFGLGAVVFSSTAQWVFFGLSSACHLTLLALLYGPVRNSAFGEPPSHRRLARLLLNYVGLLWLAYPLVWLFGPGLQWVDAAGIAVIISYLDVTAKVPFVYFIYRARKNFVKVTGGEPEAASGQGDVATVTSAA; via the coding sequence ATGGACCCGATTACGATCGTTTACATCATCGGAACCCTTGGAATGCTCGTCGGGATTCCCCCTGCCCTGTCGCTGGTTGGCGACGAAGTGGGGCTCGACTTCGATTACCTCTGGGCCATTCCCGGAATTGCCGCGTTCATGTACCTGCTCATGACGTTCGACGTCGGGTCGGTGCAGTTTCAGGGGTATCACGTACCCATCCCCCGGTATATTGACTGGGCCCTCACCACGCCCCTTCTCGTGGGGTACACCGCGTACATTGCCGGGGCCAGCCGGGGCATGATCACGGGCACCGCCCTGGCCGACTTCATGATGATCGTGTTCGGCCTGGGGGCCGTCGTGTTTTCGTCCACGGCCCAGTGGGTGTTCTTCGGGCTGTCCTCGGCCTGTCACCTGACCCTCCTCGCGCTCCTCTACGGGCCGGTGCGCAACTCGGCATTCGGCGAGCCGCCCTCCCACCGGCGGCTCGCGCGGCTCCTGCTGAACTACGTCGGGCTGCTCTGGCTCGCCTACCCGCTGGTGTGGCTCTTCGGGCCGGGGCTGCAGTGGGTCGACGCGGCGGGCATTGCGGTGATCATCAGCTACCTGGACGTGACCGCGAAGGTGCCGTTTGTCTACTTCATCTATCGGGCGCGCAAGAACTTTGTCAAGGTGACCGGCGGAGAGCCCGAGGCCGCTTCTGGGCAGGGCGACGTAGCGACGGTCACGTCTGCCGCCTAG